A single Oryzias melastigma strain HK-1 linkage group LG24, ASM292280v2, whole genome shotgun sequence DNA region contains:
- the cipcb gene encoding CLOCK-interacting pacemaker → MSTKRKALGHPRSADRVHTMKSRTSRPDSERDSGFSDASSEQMSSMETTDSEDSTHPVVRRGHRGSGLAVVGGSYSSLSPMIIMNNVLLKQPGENPPAMKPWGLNPTVKVVQPVVQQPPFVFIQPVVSRQASKGAPPRHKRSKKYLPILKSYPKIAPYPRDSSGRGSASSSISSSSGSERSSSSLNSNQWEASQRESTSDSPTPSLPVTAGAASPRNQSRPSLQSPEASTPSSAVTQTEVMTSPCSKNHPLSCLRPSSASSDQCSLSDCDSDSKRKRFCNTYNILSKSGLLDITLRTKELLRQNRRSQSELERLKEQTDLFLRALQSGDTGLRLQLQASLQEEEPANAARISLKAD, encoded by the exons ATGAGCACCAAGAGGAAGGCCCTCGGTCACCCGAGGTCAGCAGACCGGGTCCACACCATGAAGTCCAGAACCTCCCGGCCGGACTCCGAGAGGGACTCCGGGTTCTCCG ATGCGAGCTCGGAGCAGATGAGCTCCATGGAGACCACCGACTCTGAGGATTCAACTCATCCGGTGGTGAGACGAGGTCACCGGGGGAGCGGATTGGCTGTGGTGGGGGGGTCATACTCCAGCCTTTCCCCCATGATCATCATGAACAACGTCCTTCTCAAGCAG CCTGGGGAAAATCCTCCAGCTATGAAGCCTTGGGGATTAAATCCCACAGTGAAGGTGGTGCAGCCGGTGGTGCAGCAGCCTCCCTTTGTCTTCATCCAGCCGGTGGTCTCTCGCCAAGCTTCCAAAGGGGCCCCTCCCAGACACAAACGCTCCAAGAAGTACCTCCCCATTCTCAAGTCGTACCCCAAGATCGCCCCGTATCCACGCGACTCCTCCGGGAGGGGATCTGCCTCCTCCTCTATCTCCTCCTCCTCGGGGTCAGAGAGGAGCAGCAGTTCTTTGAACTCCAACCAGTGGGAGGCCAGTCAGAGGGAGAGCACCTCCGACTCGCCCACTCCCAGTCTTCCTGTTACCGCCGGCGCCGCGTCACCCCGGAACCAGAGCAGACCGTCCCTCCAATCCCCTGAAGCCAGCACGCCATCATCAGCTGTCACTCAGACTGAAGTTATGACCTCCCCCTGCTCCAAAAACCACCCCCTGTCCTGTTTACGcccaagctccgcctcctccgaCCAGTGCAGCCTGAGTGACTGTGATTCCGACTCCAAGCGGAAGCGCTTCTGCAACACCTACAACATCCTGAGCAAATCCGGCCTGCTGGACATCACGCTACGCACCAAGGAGCTCCTCCGGCAGAACCGCCGCTCCCAGAGCGAGCTGGAACGCCTCAAGGAGCAGACTGACCTCTTCCTCCGCGCTCTGCAGAGTGGCGACACCGGCCTGCGCCTTCAGCTGCAGGCCAGCCTCCAGGAGGAGGAGCCGGCGAACGCCGCTCGCATCAGTCTGAAGGCTGATTAG